One Janthinobacterium sp. TB1-E2 genomic region harbors:
- the hscA gene encoding Fe-S protein assembly chaperone HscA: MALLQISEPGMSTAPHQHRLAVGIDLGTTNSLVATVRNSIPEVLNDEEGHSLLPSVVRYLPNGHANIGYKALSAQTTDPKNTIVSVKRFMGRGLADIAYAENLPYDFQDTPGMVQLKTVAGVKSPVEVSAQILATLRQRAEDSLGDDLVGAVITVPAYFDDAQRQATKDAAQLAGINVLRLLSEPTAAAIAYGLDNASEGVYAVYDLGGGTFDISILKLSKGVFEVLSTGGDSALGGDDFDRRLFCWISEQAKLAPLSDEDTAILMVKAREIKELLSTKPETTIDAKLNSGEEIHLRVTAADFAAMTQHLVAKTMNAIKKALRDANVDADDVDGVVMVGGATRMPHVQRAVSEFFHTTPHANIDPDKVVALGAAIQANLLAGNRAAGDDWLLLDVIPLSLGIETMGGLVEKIIPRNSTIPCARAQEFTTFKDGQTALAVHVLQGERELVSDCRSLARFELRGIPPMVAGAARIRITYQVDADGLLSVSARELRSGVEASISVKPAYGLGDDDIARMLQDSYTSADVDMVARALREEQVEAERILLATQSALDEDGGLLDDAERVTVDGLMNKVRDAIVQSQSGAIDHQALKLAIELLADGTEDFASRRMDRSVRTALTGKSLDQVVQD, translated from the coding sequence ATGGCACTTCTGCAAATTTCCGAACCAGGCATGTCGACCGCGCCGCACCAGCACCGCCTGGCCGTCGGCATCGATCTGGGCACCACCAATTCCCTGGTCGCCACCGTCCGCAACAGCATTCCCGAGGTGCTCAACGACGAGGAAGGGCACTCCCTGCTGCCGTCCGTCGTGCGCTACCTGCCGAATGGCCACGCGAACATCGGCTACAAGGCCCTGTCCGCGCAAACGACCGACCCGAAGAACACCATCGTGTCCGTGAAACGCTTTATGGGCCGCGGCCTGGCCGACATCGCCTACGCGGAAAACCTGCCCTACGATTTCCAGGACACGCCTGGCATGGTGCAGCTGAAAACCGTGGCCGGTGTGAAAAGCCCCGTCGAAGTGTCGGCGCAAATCCTCGCCACCTTGCGCCAGCGTGCGGAAGATTCGCTGGGCGACGACCTGGTCGGCGCCGTGATCACCGTGCCCGCCTATTTTGACGACGCGCAGCGCCAGGCAACGAAAGATGCGGCGCAGCTGGCCGGCATCAACGTGCTGCGCCTGTTGAGCGAGCCGACGGCCGCCGCCATCGCGTACGGCCTCGATAATGCGTCCGAAGGCGTGTACGCCGTGTATGACCTCGGCGGCGGCACCTTCGACATCTCGATCCTGAAACTGAGCAAGGGCGTGTTTGAAGTGCTGTCCACGGGCGGCGATTCGGCCCTGGGCGGCGACGATTTCGACCGCCGCCTATTCTGCTGGATCAGCGAGCAGGCCAAGCTGGCACCGCTGTCGGACGAAGACACGGCCATCCTGATGGTAAAAGCGCGCGAGATCAAGGAATTGCTGTCGACCAAGCCGGAAACGACGATCGACGCCAAGCTGAACTCGGGCGAAGAAATCCACCTGCGCGTTACGGCTGCCGACTTTGCCGCCATGACGCAGCACCTGGTGGCCAAGACCATGAACGCCATCAAGAAAGCCTTGCGCGATGCGAACGTGGACGCGGACGACGTCGACGGCGTGGTGATGGTGGGCGGCGCTACGCGCATGCCGCACGTGCAGCGCGCCGTCAGTGAATTCTTCCACACGACGCCGCACGCGAACATCGATCCCGATAAAGTGGTGGCGCTGGGCGCCGCCATTCAGGCCAACTTGTTGGCTGGCAACCGCGCCGCCGGCGACGACTGGCTGCTGCTGGACGTGATCCCGCTCTCCCTGGGCATCGAAACCATGGGCGGCCTGGTGGAAAAAATCATCCCGCGCAATTCGACGATCCCGTGCGCCCGTGCGCAGGAATTCACGACATTCAAGGACGGCCAGACGGCCCTGGCCGTGCACGTGCTGCAGGGTGAGCGCGAACTGGTTAGCGACTGCCGCTCGCTGGCGCGTTTTGAATTGCGCGGCATTCCGCCGATGGTGGCGGGCGCCGCGCGCATCCGCATCACCTACCAGGTCGATGCGGACGGCTTGCTGTCCGTCTCGGCGCGCGAGCTGCGCTCGGGCGTGGAAGCATCGATCAGCGTCAAGCCGGCCTACGGCCTGGGCGACGACGACATCGCCCGCATGCTGCAGGACTCGTACACGTCGGCCGACGTCGACATGGTGGCGCGCGCGCTGCGCGAAGAGCAGGTGGAAGCGGAACGCATCCTGCTGGCCACGCAGTCGGCGCTCGATGAAGACGGCGGCTTGCTCGATGACGCCGAGCGCGTTACCGTCGACGGCTTGATGAACAAGGTGCGCGACGCCATCGTGCAATCGCAAAGCGGCGCCATCGACCATCAGGCCTTGAAGCTGGCGATCGAGCTGCTCGCCGACGGCACCGAGGATTTCGCCTCGCGCCGCATGGACCGCA
- the hscB gene encoding Fe-S protein assembly co-chaperone HscB has translation MQNHFELFQLPAQFTLDMSALDAAYRDVQGKVHPDRFINASSAEKRVAMQWATRANEAYQTLKSPQKRAQYLCELNGVDLQTESNTAMPVSFLMQQMEWREELGDARAGKDADALDALDRQLRGERKALLAQVAAQLDAADYVNAAQSVRALMFLDKFGEEVRFAYEAIEV, from the coding sequence ATGCAAAACCACTTCGAATTATTCCAGTTGCCGGCGCAGTTCACGCTCGACATGAGCGCGCTCGACGCGGCCTACCGCGACGTGCAGGGCAAGGTCCACCCCGACCGCTTCATCAACGCCAGCAGCGCTGAAAAGCGCGTGGCGATGCAATGGGCCACGCGCGCCAATGAAGCCTACCAAACCCTGAAAAGCCCGCAAAAACGCGCGCAATACTTGTGCGAACTCAATGGCGTCGATTTGCAGACGGAATCGAACACGGCCATGCCCGTCAGTTTCCTGATGCAGCAGATGGAGTGGCGCGAAGAACTGGGCGATGCGCGCGCCGGCAAGGATGCCGACGCGCTCGACGCCCTGGACCGCCAGCTGCGCGGCGAACGCAAGGCTTTGCTGGCCCAGGTGGCGGCCCAGCTCGACGCGGCCGACTATGTGAATGCCGCGCAAAGCGTGCGCGCCCTGATGTTCCTCGATAAATTCGGCGAGGAAGTCCGTTTTGCCTATGAGGCGATTGAAGTCTGA